In one Geoglobus acetivorans genomic region, the following are encoded:
- a CDS encoding UPF0175 family protein produces the protein MKNLEEEAKLLVAIELYREGVVSLGKAAEIAGLSIREFLYELRKRDVSFNYDLDELKKM, from the coding sequence GTGAAAAATTTAGAAGAGGAGGCAAAACTTCTTGTCGCTATAGAACTCTATCGTGAGGGTGTTGTTTCCCTTGGAAAAGCTGCTGAGATAGCTGGCTTGAGTATCAGGGAATTCCTGTACGAGTTGAGAAAAAGGGATGTATCATTCAATTATGATTTGGATGAGCTAAAAAAGATGTAG
- a CDS encoding HesA/MoeB/ThiF family protein, producing MNEEQIKRYARQIIMPEIGVKGQRKLLESKVLVVGAGGLGSPAIQYLAGAGVGHIGIVDGDAVDISNLQRQTIHAGNLGKNKAESAKEFVERLNPDVEVTVYPFHLDPENAREIVREYDVVLDCTDNFVARFLINDACVIEGIPFVHAAVLRFEGEIMTIVPGETACYRCVFRHAPPPGSVPTCQEAGVIGATVGVLGTLQSIEAIKLLTGIGEPLKNRMLVVDLLTMDFTELKLKKDPECPVCSGKVRDIIPEKYAESCQL from the coding sequence ATGAACGAGGAGCAGATTAAGAGATACGCAAGACAGATAATAATGCCCGAAATAGGAGTCAAGGGCCAGAGGAAGCTGCTGGAATCAAAGGTACTTGTCGTTGGAGCCGGCGGACTCGGAAGCCCTGCGATCCAGTATCTTGCCGGGGCAGGTGTTGGCCATATAGGGATTGTGGATGGCGATGCTGTGGACATATCCAACCTGCAGAGACAGACGATCCACGCAGGAAACCTCGGCAAGAACAAGGCAGAGAGTGCAAAGGAGTTTGTCGAAAGGCTCAACCCCGACGTGGAGGTTACGGTGTACCCATTCCACCTCGACCCCGAGAATGCAAGGGAAATAGTCAGGGAATACGATGTCGTGCTGGACTGCACGGACAACTTCGTGGCGAGGTTTCTGATAAACGACGCATGCGTCATAGAAGGCATACCTTTCGTTCACGCGGCGGTGCTGAGATTCGAGGGCGAGATAATGACGATCGTTCCGGGAGAGACCGCATGCTACAGGTGCGTTTTCAGGCACGCACCCCCTCCGGGAAGCGTTCCAACCTGTCAGGAGGCTGGAGTTATTGGAGCCACGGTCGGCGTTCTCGGAACTCTCCAATCGATCGAGGCAATCAAACTCCTGACCGGCATCGGAGAACCACTCAAGAACAGGATGCTTGTCGTTGACCTGCTCACGATGGATTTCACGGAACTCAAGCTTAAGAAGGATCCGGAGTGTCCGGTCTGCAGCGGGAAAGTCAGGGACATAATTCCGGAAAAATATGCGGAGAGCTGTCAGCTATGA
- a CDS encoding PIN domain-containing protein → MLRDHELYYSDFSILECLWVVNSLKRKDKFDLDSFETGIKSIYECYAKAEIDAEIVFKAFEIYEMGHRDIIDCLLYSTALNNNMKFASLDNELRNFVKENNLKYVFF, encoded by the coding sequence ATGCTGAGAGATCACGAACTGTATTACTCGGACTTCAGCATTTTGGAGTGTCTCTGGGTTGTCAATTCGCTCAAGAGAAAAGACAAGTTCGATCTTGATTCTTTCGAAACTGGAATCAAGAGCATATATGAATGCTACGCTAAAGCAGAGATTGACGCTGAGATCGTTTTTAAAGCCTTTGAAATCTACGAGATGGGGCACAGGGATATTATAGACTGTCTGCTGTATTCGACAGCTTTGAACAACAACATGAAGTTCGCAAGCCTGGATAATGAGTTGAGGAATTTCGTAAAGGAGAATAATTTAAAGTACGTGTTTTTTTGA
- a CDS encoding AbrB/MazE/SpoVT family DNA-binding domain-containing protein → MVWLAKVKIDRFGRILIPKEIRKRAGIKGEMELEIEIKDDRILIIPKNETLEKRVDEVISYLKSNAPKPFVSEGGAEEKWYSAEFSMRKIGLRE, encoded by the coding sequence GTGGTTTGGTTGGCAAAAGTAAAAATAGACAGGTTTGGTAGAATTCTCATTCCAAAAGAAATAAGAAAGAGAGCAGGGATTAAAGGGGAAATGGAACTTGAGATAGAGATAAAGGATGATAGGATCCTGATAATTCCAAAAAATGAAACTCTCGAAAAAAGAGTTGATGAGGTTATAAGCTATCTCAAAAGCAACGCCCCGAAACCTTTCGTCAGTGAAGGGGGGGCTGAGGAAAAGTGGTACTCGGCGGAATTCAGCATGAGGAAGATAGGATTGAGGGAGTAG
- a CDS encoding ubiquitin-like small modifier protein 1 has translation MIKVKFPTVFVQITGKRRIEVDGVTTVSQLLEKLFDEYPQLKERLIKDGDLSPFINIFVNGEDIRFLNGLDTEIKDGDEVAFIPAISGG, from the coding sequence TTGATTAAGGTAAAGTTCCCCACAGTTTTCGTGCAGATAACCGGAAAGAGGAGGATCGAGGTGGATGGTGTTACCACGGTATCCCAGCTCCTCGAAAAACTCTTCGACGAATATCCCCAGCTGAAAGAAAGACTCATAAAGGATGGAGACCTAAGCCCATTCATAAACATATTCGTGAACGGAGAGGATATCAGGTTCCTGAACGGTCTCGATACGGAAATTAAAGATGGTGATGAGGTCGCATTCATACCTGCAATATCAGGAGGTTGA
- a CDS encoding DUF3368 domain-containing protein: MAIELEAELVIIDDKAARSTALSPGLKVVGTVGLILLAKKKGYYTKIKPVVEKLVKKGFRLSDELVEQILKEAGELG; encoded by the coding sequence TTGGCTATTGAATTAGAAGCTGAACTTGTGATTATTGATGACAAAGCTGCGAGAAGTACCGCCCTGTCCCCTGGATTGAAAGTCGTGGGAACTGTTGGACTGATTCTTCTTGCGAAGAAAAAAGGTTACTATACCAAAATTAAGCCGGTAGTTGAGAAACTTGTAAAAAAAGGTTTCAGGCTGAGTGATGAACTTGTAGAACAAATTCTGAAGGAAGCCGGAGAGCTTGGATAA
- a CDS encoding type II toxin-antitoxin system RelE family toxin: protein MKFLDDLTEKRRAKILEILKSLENFPLIRADIRKIGDRTFRLRSGDIRIIFDFDKHKNTVFVKQVDYRGKVYKK from the coding sequence GTGAAATTTCTGGATGATCTCACAGAGAAAAGAAGAGCAAAGATACTGGAAATTCTCAAATCTCTGGAGAACTTTCCGCTGATCAGAGCCGATATCAGGAAAATTGGTGATAGAACCTTCAGATTGAGGTCGGGAGATATTAGAATAATTTTCGACTTTGATAAACACAAAAATACCGTTTTCGTTAAACAGGTGGACTACAGAGGGAAAGTCTACAAAAAATGA
- a CDS encoding PIN domain-containing protein, with translation MVLGGIQHEEDRIEGVVDVGLIVVSHFENPAQDHALEFLKEVLLWKRKCLIPLTAFLGAYHILTNYLKVERASAYKALKKTLETKSPAFYADLDVEAVIESLTNAMGYRIESWDGYVVAIARTHSASIVYTLDKQMRKRVKDLHVINPIPEDVFEKYNEWLRKNLGQ, from the coding sequence GTGGTACTCGGCGGAATTCAGCATGAGGAAGATAGGATTGAGGGAGTAGTCGACGTTGGCCTGATAGTGGTATCACATTTTGAGAATCCTGCACAGGATCATGCTCTCGAATTTTTAAAGGAGGTCTTGCTCTGGAAAAGGAAATGTCTTATACCTTTAACGGCCTTCCTTGGTGCGTACCACATACTTACCAATTATCTCAAGGTTGAAAGGGCTTCTGCTTATAAAGCTTTAAAAAAGACACTTGAAACGAAATCTCCAGCGTTCTATGCAGATCTGGATGTGGAGGCTGTCATCGAATCTCTGACAAATGCAATGGGTTACAGGATAGAATCTTGGGACGGATACGTTGTTGCCATCGCCAGAACACATTCGGCCTCCATAGTATATACACTTGACAAACAGATGAGAAAAAGGGTGAAGGACCTTCATGTTATCAACCCGATTCCCGAGGATGTTTTTGAGAAATATAACGAGTGGTTAAGGAAAAATCTTGGCCAATAA
- a CDS encoding sulfurtransferase TusA family protein: MKKLDLRGEVCPFTFVKTKVALEDMDSGEILEVLFDHEPAIRDVPRSVQAEGHEVLSIEKIGEDEWKIVIRKK, encoded by the coding sequence ATGAAGAAGCTCGATCTGAGGGGAGAGGTCTGTCCATTCACGTTCGTCAAAACCAAGGTGGCACTCGAGGACATGGACAGCGGAGAGATCCTGGAAGTGCTATTCGACCACGAACCCGCAATCAGAGACGTGCCCAGAAGTGTCCAGGCTGAGGGACACGAGGTGCTATCTATCGAGAAGATTGGAGAGGACGAGTGGAAGATCGTGATAAGGAAAAAGTAA